From the Saccharomycodes ludwigii strain NBRC 1722 chromosome I, whole genome shotgun sequence genome, one window contains:
- a CDS encoding uncharacterized protein (similar to Saccharomyces cerevisiae YML043C | RRN11 | Regulation of RNA polymerase I) yields MFEVPIVSHNGQIKRKAKIRCKYKFLLKKYNSNGDGESGSKNSSVFDNENQTQQSVITPLPSELDEEYINNNIRINSEGDLANEEDENSLESDVDYESKLLKGYIKPENTYEWWFDNGNNSKNDHEAKFQKKKKKKGGDNHVRPIDRQVVNSKRVKKLTKKVINSAEFAGGENTKHNTKNKELTILLNEILKRENSSADNITILNRNFLNKHVYNLITMWHMAIYGQDWNRCYKIFSILIRLPKIDIRSIWSLGVVTLKNAQQRIDSDFSAENNNNNNKKYIDFLEWLSTVFSSKTIFRQSTNYFLDPVWRSGSTKHTPIYIYSWLWSLLIETAASSTSSLTRKSYGIADDDSTAIDLDKIQWIIDKINEMCLVPPFMDDSMIWYILATAHLVKADHLSLQILISRTKNRNQEVSNNQVIQHLHSCKKALADVCDKDKEFVYDKLLIQNQLLECEKRMYSSTLQSNGNIIGVDGEEEKKHISSESDSITNNGNSPEYPSSFYASASEDEFETTRVNKRSYMRNNSAENNKSPGHEGYFEDDSYNRDNVYNDDDLNTQQTEDNLFLKDLDMIGSGEPIYFNDSDENSD; encoded by the coding sequence ATGTTTGAAGTTCCAATTGTTTCTCATAACGGACAAATTAAAAGGAAAGCTAAGATTCGAtgcaaatataaatttctattaaaaaaatataatagtaATGGTGATGGAGAAAGTGGTAGTAAGAATAGTAGTGTTtttgataatgaaaatCAAACCCAACAAAGCGTAATCACACCTTTGCCTAGCGAACTGGATGaagaatatataaacaataatataagGATAAATAGCGAGGGGGATTTGGCAAATGAAGAAGACGAGAATTCTTTGGAATCTGATGTTGATTATGAATCCAAATTACTAAAAGGGTATATTAAACCAGAAAATACATACGAGTGGTGGTTTGATAATGGTAACAATAGCAAAAATGATCATGAAGctaaatttcaaaaaaaaaaaaaaaaaaaggggggaGACAATCATGTTAGACCCATTGATAGGCAAGTGGTGAATTCCAAACgtgttaaaaaattaaccaaaaaagttataaatTCTGCAGAATTTGCCGGTGGTGAAAATACTAAGCATAACACTAAGAATAAAGAATTGacgatattattaaatgaaattttaaaaagggaaaataGCAGTGCAGATAACATCACCATCCTGAAcagaaattttttgaacaaACACGTTTACAATTTAATTACCATGTGGCATATGGCTATATATGGGCAGGATTGGAACAGATGTTATAAGATTTTCTCTATATTGATCAGATTGCCTAAGATTGATATTAGGTCGATCTGGTCATTAGGTGTGGTAACATTGAAAAATGCCCAGCAAAGGATAGATAGTGACTTTAGTGCTGagaataacaacaataataacaaaaaatacattGATTTTTTAGAGTGGTTAAGTACCGttttttcatcaaaaaCCATTTTCAGGCAATCAaccaattattttttggatcCTGTCTGGAGAAGTGGCTCAACAAAGCATACAcccatttatatatattcatgGCTATGGTCTTTATTAATTGAGACAGCAGCTAGTAGTACCTCCTCGTTGACTAGAAAAAGCTATGGAATTGCTGACGATGATAGTACTGCCATTGACTTGGATAAGATACAATGGATTATCGATAAAATTAACGAAATGTGTTTGGTTCCCCCATTTATGGATGATTCAATGATTTGGTACATATTGGCTACTGCTCATTTGGTTAAAGCAGATCACCTAAGTTTACAAATATTGATTTCTAGAACCAAGAATCGTAATCAAGAAGTCTCAAACAATCAAGTAATTCAGCATTTGCACTCGTGTAAAAAGGCATTGGCAGATGTCTGtgataaagataaagaatTTGTTTATgacaaattattaatacaaaATCAACTACTGGAGTGCGAAAAAAGAATGTACTCATCCACATTACAGTCAAATGGTAATATTATCGGTGTTGAcggagaagaagaaaagaagcaTATAAGCTCTGAATCAGACAGCATTACTAATAATGGTAACTCTCCCGAATATCCCTCATCCTTTTACGCTTCCGCTAGTGAAGATGAATTTGAAACAACTAGAGTTAATAAAAGGTCGTATATGAGAAATAACAGTGcagaaaacaacaaaagtcCGGGTCATGAGGGCTATTTTGAAGATGATAGTTACAACAGAGACAATGTCTATAACGATGATGATCTTAACACTCAGCAAACAGAAGAtaacttatttttaaaagactTGGATATGATAGGATCGGGAGaaccaatatattttaatgacAGTGATGAAAATTCAGACTAA
- the HSP60 gene encoding chaperone ATPase HSP60 (similar to Saccharomyces cerevisiae YLR259C | HSP60 | Heat Shock Protein) gives MLRRTIIRNQQATTRILARRFYSHKELKFGIEGRAALLKGVETLADAVSATLGPKGRNVLIEQPFGAPKITKDGVTVAKSITLQDKFENMGAKLLQEVAGKTNEAAGDGTTSATVLGKAIFTESVKNVAAGCNPMDLRKGTQAAVEKVIEFLSSKKKEITTSAEIAQVATISANGDAHVGKLLASAMEKVGKEGVITIKEGKTMEDELEITEGMRFDRGYISPYFITDTKHAKVEFEKPLILLSEKKISSIQDIIPSLEISNQTRRPLVIIAEDIDGEALAACILNKLRGQVKVCAIKAPGFGDNRKNTLGDIAVLTGGTVFTEELDLKLENVNLELLGSCNAITVTKEDTVILNGAGPKEAIQNRIEQIRGSIDLTTSNSYEKEKLQERLAKLSGGVAVVRVGGSSEVEVGEKKDRYDDALNATRAAVEEGILPGGGTALVKAARVLDDVVTENFDQKLGVDIIRKAITRPAKKIIENAGEEGSVIVGKLVDEFGNDFSKGYNAAKGEYVDMLEAGIIDPFKVVRTGLVDASGVASLLATTEVAIVDAPEPAKPAAGMPGMGGMPGMGGMM, from the coding sequence atgttAAGAAGAACAATCATCCGTAATCAACAAGCCACAACAAGAATCCTTGCTCGTCGTTTTTACTCTCATAAGGAGTTGAAATTCGGCATTGAAGGGAGAGCTGCTCTATTGAAGGGTGTCGAAACTTTAGCGGATGCAGTCTCTGCAACATTGGGACCAAAAGGTCGTAACGTACTAATTGAACAACCATTTGGTGCTCCAAAGATCACCAAAGATGGTGTAACTGTAGCTAAGTCTATTACTTTGCAAGacaaatttgaaaacatgGGCGCCAAATTATTACAAGAGGTTGCTGGGAAAACTAATGAGGCCGCTGGTGATGGTACTACTTCTGCTACCGTTTTGGGTAAGGCTATTTTCACCGAATCCGTTAAGAATGTAGCTGCCGGTTGCAATCCAATGGATTTGAGAAAGGGCACCCAGGCTGCTGTTgaaaaagttattgaatttttgaGTTCCAAGAAGAAGGAAATCACTACCTCCGCCGAAATTGCGCAAGTTGCCACTATTTCTGCTAACGGTGATGCTCATGTTGGTAAGCTATTGGCCAGCGCCATGGAAAAGGTTGGTAAGGAAGGTGTCATTACCATTAAGGAGGGTAAGACTATGGAAGATGAGTTGGAAATTACTGAGGGTATGAGATTTGATCGTGGTTATATTTCTCCATATTTCATTACCGATACTAAGCATGCCAAAGTCGAGTTTGAAAAGccattaatattgttgaGCGAAAAGAAGATTTCCTCTATTCAAGATATAATCCCCTCCTTAGAGATCTCCAATCAAACCAGAAGACCATTGGTCATCATTGCTGAAGATATTGATGGTGAAGCTTTGGCTGCTTGTATTTTGAACAAGCTAAGAGGTCAAGTTAAAGTTTGTGCCATTAAGGCTCCAGGCTTTGGTGATAATAGAAAGAACACTTTAGGCGACATTGCTGTTTTGACTGGCGGTACTGTTTTTACTGAAGAACTAGATTTGAAGTTGGAGAATGTTAATTTGGAACTGTTAGGTTCTTGCAATGCTATCACTGTAACTAAAGAAGATACCGTTATCTTAAACGGTGCTGGTCCAAAAGAAGCCATTCAAAACAGAATTGAACAAATCAGAGGTTCTATTGACTTAACCACTAGCAACTCgtatgaaaaagaaaagttgcAAGAGCGTTTGGCTAAGTTAAGTGGTGGTGTAGCCGTTGTTAGAGTTGGTGGTTCTAGTGAGGTGGAAGTCGGTGAAAAGAAGGATCGTTATGATGATGCCTTGAACGCTACTAGAGCTGCCGTTGAGGAAGGTATCTTGCCAGGTGGTGGTACCGCTTTGGTAAAGGCTGCTAGAGTTTTAGACGATGTTGTAACTGAAAACTTTGACCAGAAGTTGGGtgttgatattattagaaagGCCATTACTAGACCAGCAAAGAAGATTATTGAAAATGCTGGCGAAGAGGGTTCTGTTATTGTTGGCAAGCTTGTCGATGAGTTTGGTAATGATTTTAGTAAGGGTTACAATGCTGCTAAGGGTGAATATGTTGATATGTTGGAAGCTGGTATTATTGATCCATTCAAGGTTGTTAGAACTGGTCTAGTCGATGCTTCCGGTGTTGCTTCTTTGTTGGCTACCACTGAGGTTGCTATTGTCGACGCACCAGAACCTGCTAAACCTGCTGCCGGTATGCCAGGCATGGGTGGTATGCCAGGTATGGGCGGTATGATGTGA
- a CDS encoding uncharacterized protein (similar to Saccharomyces cerevisiae YLR260W | LCB5 | Long-Chain Base (paralog of YOR171C | LCB4)), with the protein MTSDNNISMNNRGYYDHDVSHDGNTNISKYHRKYINNAIITENGILIKNLNDPHNGYSDYSEEDDGDNSDRNSVFETASLISCVTCLSENTISSNHQHYYSSSSYPVKHDADNDSANNLLLSGEDDENGGEGPSNYNINDANYNGSHFDREKLLFLPNNSVIPYSKILDARMVDDLSKLPVESTDGKNVQTVVVDNKGSSDIENKKGNEPTHINTNATNNIKGNINNNKTVIKDDFLYVEITFAKNRRTDLIPKRAILKFSNAEYSKLFFEFKNLSVKKNTYTGNKEKNKRKQGEGKISDLILLKSYGKAKIYKRILIIINPHGGKGRANKLFLTKARPILMASGCHLELKETTYYQEAMKFASTLDIEKYDVVACASGDGIPHEVINGLYQRKDHVKAFNNLCITQIPCGSGNAMSASCHGTSNPSHAALSLIKGIPRRMDLMCVSQNSYRDSGHKLSFLSQTYGIIAESDINTEFIRWIGPSRFELGVTLSVLQRKKYPCDIFVKYAAKNKKELRQHYDRCKKEVRKSNEFINENISILDNNNDNHDNNEEALLDNDDEDEEESQDDDVDENVNDRRLITEENFKLKYELPTRDIDMNEIPEGWEQIDPDLTRNTGIFYVGKMPYIAADTKFFPASLPNDGAMDLVLTDARTPVSRIAPILLSLDKGTHVLQPEVVHSKVVAYRLVPHVKKSVISVDGENFPYEPIQVEILPKVCKVMMMNNGNFIETDFDKM; encoded by the coding sequence ATGACTAGTGACAATAACATTAGTATGAATAACAGAGGCTATTACGATCATGATGTCAGTCATGATGGCAACACGAATATTTCCAAATACCAtagaaaatatatcaataatgCCATTATTACTGAGAATGGTATattgattaaaaatttaaacgATCCGCACAATGGATACAGTGATTACTctgaagaagatgatggGGACAATTCTGATAGGAATTCAGTATTTGAGACAGCATCTTTAATTTCCTGTGTAACTTGTTTAAGTGAAAATACAATCTCTTCAAATCatcaacattattattcatcTTCTTCGTATCCCGTCAAACACGATGCTGATAATGATAGTgccaataatttattattatctggtgaagatgatgaaaatggaGGAGAGGGTCCATctaattataatatcaaCGATGCAAACTACAATGGTTCACATTTTGATCGGgagaaattattatttttacccAACAATTCTGTTATTCCTTATAGTAAGATTTTAGATGCTAGAATGGTTGATGATTTAAGCAAATTGCCCGTTGAATCAACTGATGGTAAGAATGTACAAACAGTGgttgttgataataaagGTTCCAGCGACATTGAGAATAAGAAAGGTAATGAACCCACTCATATAAACACTAATGCcaccaacaatattaaaggtaacatcaataataacaagaCTGTTATCAAGGATGACTTTCTGTATGTGGAAATTACCTTTGCCAAGAATAGGAGGACTGATTTAATACCTAAAAGAGcgattttaaaatttagcAATGCAGAGTAttctaaattattttttgagtTTAAGAATCTCAgcgtcaaaaaaaatacttaCACTGGgaataaggaaaaaaataaaagaaagcAAGGAGAGGGAAAAATCTCtgatttgattttattaaaaagttatGGTAAGgctaaaatatataaacgaatattaattattatcaatcCACATGGTGGGAAAGGTAGGGCAAATAAGTTGTTTTTGACCAAGGCACGTCCTATTTTGATGGCAAGTGGCTGTCATTTAGAGTTAAAGGAAACTACATATTATCAGGAGGCCATGAAATTTGCTTCAACTTTGGATATAGAAAAGTATGATGTGGTTGCATGTGCTTCCGGTGATGGTATCCCCCACGAAGTTATTAATGGGCTATACCAAAGAAAGGACCATGTGAAGGCCTTTAACAATCTATGCATAACACAAATTCCTTGTGGTTCTGGGAATGCTATGAGTGCTAGCTGTCATGGTACCAGCAACCCATCACATGCTGCTTTAAGTTTAATTAAAGGGATACCAAGAAGAATGGATTTGATGTGTGTGAGTCAAAACTCCTACAGAGATTCTGGTCataaattatcatttttaagTCAGACTTATGGGATTATTGCTGAATCTGATATCAATACTGAGTTTATTAGATGGATAGGTCCATCTAGATTTGAATTGGGAGTTACTTTATCCGTTTTACAGAGAAAGAAATACCCCTGTGATATATTTGTTAAGTATGCTGCCAAGAATAAGAAGGAGCTGCGTCAACACTATGATAGATGTAAAAAAGAAGTCAGAAAAAGTAACgaatttattaatgaaaatatatcaatattggacaataacaatgataatcATGACAACAACGAAGAAGCATTGTtggataatgatgatgaagacgAGGAAGAGAGCCAGGATGATGATGTTGATGAAAATGTCAACGACAGGCGATTGATTACAGAGGAAAATTTCAAGTTGAAATATGAATTACCAACTAGGGATATTGATATGAATGAAATACCGGAGGGGTGGGAGCAAATAGATCCGGATTTGACAAGGAACACAGGTATATTTTATGTAGGCAAAATGCCGTATATAGCCGCAGATACTAAATTTTTCCCGGCTTCCTTGCCCAATGATGGAGCGATGGATTTGGTTTTAACTGATGCTAGGACACCGGTTTCTAGAATAGCACCAATTCTATTATCATTGGATAAAGGGACCCACGTTTTGCAGCCGGAGGTTGTTCATTCAAAAGTTGTTGCCTATAGATTGGTGCCTCATGTTAAGAAGTCTGTAATTTCCGTTGATGGAGAGAATTTCCCGTACGAACCCATACAAGTGGAAATCTTACCTAAAGTTTGTAaagtgatgatgatgaataatggtaattttattgaaacTGATTTTGATAAGATGTAG
- a CDS encoding Rab6 family protein (similar to Saccharomyces cerevisiae YLR262C | YPT6 | Yeast Protein Two) — protein MSSRQGGKLKPLKQKKKQQNEYLDDEDEAFKQKQKADAAAKKAMMQNIKAGKPLVGGGEQGVGKTSLITRFMYDTFDDHYQATIGIDFLSKTMYLDDKTIRLQLWDTAGQERFRSLIPSYIRDSHVAIVVYDITNKKSFEYIDKWVEDVKNERDEVILCIVGNKSDLNEQRQVSSEEGSKKATVLGAKIFIETSSKDGYNIKNLFKSVAKSLPEFQNTRGTNGSNGTGNKDVGSLLDDAENGDSNTDSNPNNTENAGVIDITANDNENGNSCQC, from the exons ATGTCTAGTCGTCAAGGTGGTAAGTTAAAAccattaaaacaaaagaaaaagcaaCAAAATGAATATCTCGATGATGAAGACGAAGCtttcaaacaaaaacaaaaagctGATGCTGCTGCCAAGAAAGCTATGATGCAAAATATTAAGGCTGGAAAACCACTAGTAGGTGGTG GTGAACAAGGTGTAGGAAAAACCTCACTGATTACAAGATTCATGTATGATACCTTTGACGATCATTATCAAGCAACAATAggtattgattttttatcCAAGACAATGTATTTAGATGATAAAACAATAAGATTACAGCTATGGGACACAGCAGGCCAAGAGCGTTTTAGATCATTAATACCATCCTATATAAGGGACTCACACGTCGCAATTGTGGTTTACGatattactaataaaaaatcgTTTGAATATATAGATAAATGGGTCGAAGAcgttaaaaatgaaagagaCGAGGTTATATTATGTATTGTTGGAAATAAGAGCGATTTAAATGAACAAAGACAAGTTTCTTCAGAGGAAGGTTCTAAAAAAGCCACGGTTTTGGGTGCTAAGATTTTCATTGAAACTTCTTCTAAAGATGGGTACAATATTaagaatttatttaaaagtgTGGCTAAAAGTTTACCagaatttcaaaatacTAGAGGCACTAATGGTTCTAATGGAACTGGGAATAAAGATGTGGGATCTTTATTAGACGACGCGGAAAATGGTGATTCTAATACTGATAGCAATCCAAACAATACTGAGAATGCCGGTGTCATAGATATTACTGCCAATGACAATGAAAATGGGAATTCCTGCCAATGTTAA
- the GLN4 gene encoding glutamine--tRNA ligase (similar to Saccharomyces cerevisiae YOR168W | GLN4 | GLutamiNe metabolism) produces MVSASVEELTKSFSSIGFEEPKIKEILKNQKVSSILDHLVKLAPPSSSTTWTKQERSLLHNLAGLINKASPNKSLNEQYSKLIVEYIVNGNLKTNLQVESAYKYATATTGAAIDVKDFEKQTGVGIVITEDQVRDRVAKYIQENLETIQTERYKSVPGLFAIIKNLPELKWAEPKYFKPIIDQELLKVLGPKDERDVIKKEKKKSSKATGTKTASTATTTAKERSMFTEGFLGDLHRVGENPQAYPELMKEHLKVTGGKVRTRFPPEPNGYLHIGHSKAIMVNFGFAKHWDGVCYLRFDDTNPEAEAPEYFESIKRMVDWLGFKPWKVTYSSDYFDRLYELAEVLIENDKGYICHCTAEEIKRGRGIREDGTPGGERRACVHRARPIKENLLEFRKMRDGHYKPGAAILRMKQNLESPSPQMWDLIAYRVLNAPHPRTGDKWKIYPTYDFTHCLVDSFENITHSLCTTEFYLSRESYEWLCDQVHVYRPAQREYGRLNITGTILSKRKIAKLVNGGYVRGWNDPRLFTLEAIRRRGIPPGAILSFINTLGVTTNDSNIQLVRFESAIRKYLEDTTPRLMFVLDPIEVVIDNLTEDYSESCVIPYRPGSKEFGDRTVVFGKKIYIERSDFSEKVGDKEFFRLTPDQPVGLIRVPHTISVKSVQKDPATGKIIRIIAHYNNDVKIKPKTFIQWVPEKYALKVSETRVYDQLFKSENPAAHPEGYLNDINPESEIVYKNSVIEPNFKHVVENSPWVVDDAKKSEFYVAEKKGCKEICRFQAMRVGYFTLDIESTDEKVILNRIVSLKDSVSK; encoded by the coding sequence ATGGTATCTGCATCTGTTGAGGAACTAACTAAATCCTTTAGTAGTATTGGCTTTGAAGaaccaaaaattaaagagaTTTTGAAGAACCAAAAAGTTTCTTCAATCTTGGACCACTTAGTTAAATTGGCTCCTCCATCGTCGAGCACCACCTGGACTAAACAAGAAAGAAGTTTACTTCATAATTTAGCCGGTTTAATTAACAAAGCTAGTCCTAACAAATCCTTAAATGAACAATACTCTAAATTAATTGTTGAATACATTGTCAATGGAAATTTGAAAACTAATTTACAGGTAGAATCGGCTTATAAATATGCTACAGCAACTACTGGAGCTGCTATTGATGTtaaagattttgaaaaacaaacagGTGTTGGCATCGTAATCACTGAAGATCAGGTTAGGGACCGTGTTGCTAAATATATCCAGGAAAACCTGGAAACAATTCAAACTGAACGTTATAAAAGTGTTCCAGGATTATTTGCCATCATTAAAAACTTGCCAGAATTAAAATGGGCCGAACCTAAATACTTTAAACCCATTATTGACCAAGAGTTGCTAAAAGTGTTAGGTCCTAAAGATGAAAGAGATGTTattaagaaagaaaaaaaaaagtcttcAAAGGCCACCGGCACAAAAACTGCCAGCACAGCCACCACTACTGCAAAAGAAAGATCCATGTTTACCGAGGGGTTTTTAGGCGATTTACACAGAGTTGGCGAAAACCCACAAGCTTATCCGGAATTGATGAAGGAGCACTTAAAAGTTACTGGCGGTAAAGTTCGCACCAGGTTTCCTCCCGAACCGAATGGTTACTTGCATATCGGTCATTCTAAAGCTATTATGGTTAATTTTGGTTTTGCAAAGCATTGGGATGGAGTTTGCTATTTAAGATTTGATGATACTAATCCGGAAGCTGAGGCCCCAGAATATTTTGAATCCATAAAAAGAATGGTTGATTGGTTGGGTTTTAAACCATGGAAAGTCACCTATTCTTCTGATTATTTTGATAGGTTGTATGAATTAGCAGAGGTTCTAATCGAAAACGACAAAGGTTATATTTGTCATTGTACCGCCGAAGAAATCAAGCGCGGTCGTGGCATTAGAGAAGACGGTACACCAGGTGGAGAAAGAAGGGCATGTGTTCATCGTGCAAGAccaataaaagaaaatttattagaGTTCAGAAAGATGAGGGATGGACACTATAAACCGGGTGCCGCCATTTTAAGaatgaaacaaaatttGGAATCGCCATCTCCCCAAATGTGGGATTTGATTGCCTATAGAGTCTTGAATGCACCACATCCAAGGACCGGTGACAAATGGAAGATTTATCCAACTTATGATTTCACTCACTGTTTGGTGGatagttttgaaaatattacccATTCATTGTGCACTActgaattttatttaagtAGAGAAAGTTATGAATGGTTGTGTGACCAGGTCCATGTTTACAGACCAGCCCAAAGAGAATATGGTAGGTTGAATATTACCGGTACTATTTTGTCGAAGAGAAAAATTGCCAAATTGGTTAATGGTGGCTATGTGAGGGGTTGGAATGATCCTCGTTTGTTTACCTTGGAGGCCATTCGTAGGCGTGGTATACCACCAGGCGccattttatcttttattaatacttTGGGTGTTACTACTAATGATAGTAATATTCAACTGGTTAGGTTTGAGAGTGCtattagaaaatatttagaaGATACTACGCCAAGATTAATGTTCGTTTTAGACCCAATCGAAGTTGTGATTGATAATTTAACGGAGGATTATTCTGAGTCTTGTGTCATTCCATATAGACCAGGTTCCAAAGAGTTTGGTGACAGAACTGTTGTTTttgggaaaaaaatatacattgAAAGAAGTGACTTTAGTGAAAAAGTTGGTGATAAAGAATTTTTCAGACTAACACCAGATCAACCAGTTGGTTTAATTAGGGTCCCCCACACCATATCTGTTAAATCTGTACAAAAAGACCCCGCCACAGGCAAGATTATAAGAATAATCGctcattataataatgatgtcAAGATTAAACCAAAGACTTTTATTCAATGGGTTCCAGAAAAATATGCATTAAAAGTTTCTGAAACCAGAGTCTATGATCAACTATTTAAATCAGAGAATCCAGCTGCTCATCCAGAAGGTTATTTGAATGATATCAATCCGGAAAGTGAAATTGTCTATAAGAACAGTGTTATTGAGCCAAACTTCAAACATGTAGTTGAAAATTCCCCATGGGTTGTTGACGATGCTAAAAAGAGTGAATTTTATGTTGCGGAAAAGAAGGGTTGTAAGGAAATTTGTAGATTCCAGGCTATGAGAGTTGGTTATTTTACTTTAGATATCGAGAGTACTGatgaaaaagttattttgaACAGAATTGTTAGCTTAAAGGATAGTGTTTCGAAATGA